In Corythoichthys intestinalis isolate RoL2023-P3 chromosome 11, ASM3026506v1, whole genome shotgun sequence, a single genomic region encodes these proteins:
- the p2ry4 gene encoding P2Y purinoceptor 4 yields the protein METVTPVSSTLNQSCRFNEEFKYILLPVCYSLVFAAGLALNAAALWTFAKMRPWNASAVFMFHLALSDFLYVLSLPTLIYYYANRSHWPFGVVACKIVRFLFYANLYCSILLLTCISVHRYMGICHPIKALTLLKARHAHLTCAAVWMVVAVCLVPKLVFVTTSKRDNDTLCHDTTSRDAFRHYVDYSSAVMVLLFGLPFLVIVVCYCLMARTLRSSANLASRGKSVKLIAVVLIVFAVSFVPFHITRTIYYTARVLKLDCQTLNVVNFTYKITRPLASLNSCIDPVLYLLAGDRYRAQMLYALTGRRRNEAGRVPDRGPVDKNASIALVYKTLDAQVDGQGTNL from the coding sequence ATGGAAACGGTCACCCCGGTGTCGTCCACACTGAACCAAAGCTGCCGCTTCAATGAAGAATTCAAATACATCCTTCTGCCCGTCTGTTATTCGCTGGTTTTCGCAGCAGGCCTGGCGCTCAACGCAGCTGCTCTGTGGACCTTTGCCAAAATGCGCCCGTGGAACGCCAGCGCAGTCTTCATGTTCCACTTGGCACTGTCTGACTTCCTATACGTGCTTTCACTCCCCACGCTCATCTACTACTACGCAAACCGCAGCCACTGGCCCTTCGGCGTGGTGGCGTGCAAAATCGTCCGCTTCCTGTTTTACGCTAACCTCTACTGTAGCATTTTGTTGCTCACCTGTATTAGCGTGCACCGCTACATGGGTATCTGCCACCCTATCAAAGCACTGACCCTACTAAAAGCCCGTCACGCCCACCTAACGTGCGCCGCCGTGTGGATGGTGGTAGCGGTGTGCCTAGTACCCAAGTTGGTGTTCGTCACCACATCCAAGAGGGACAACGACACGTTGTGCCATGACACCACTAGCCGCGACGCCTTCAGGCACTACGTGGACTACAGCTCGGCCGTAATGGTACTTCTCTTCGGGCTTCCCTTCCTGGTCATCGTGGTGTGCTACTGCCTGATGGCACGGACCTTGCGCTCGTCCGCTAACCTAGCTTCGCGGGGGAAGTCCGTCAAGCTCATTGCGGTGGTGCTGATCGTCTTTGCAGTCAGTTTCGTGCCCTTTCACATCACCAGGACCATCTACTACACTGCCCGCGTCCTCAAGCTGGACTGCCAAACGCTTAACGTGGTCAACTTCACATACAAGATCACCAGGCCGCTAGCTAGCCTCAATAGCTGCATCGACCCAGTCTTGTACTTGTTGGCCGGGGACCGCTATCGAGCCCAGATGCTTTATGCTCTGACTGGGAGGAGGCGGAACGAAGCTGGGCGAGTGCCCGACCGGGGCCCAGTTGACAAGAATGCAAGTATCGCACTGGTATACAAGACCTTGGACGCTCAGGTCGACGGACAGGGGACAAATTTGTAG